A genomic window from Parvularcula sp. LCG005 includes:
- a CDS encoding potassium/proton antiporter, with amino-acid sequence MCGRTVQRGRTTLIESFNIAILIGAALICLAALTSLVSQRFGAPLLLIFLAIGLLAGEDGILGIEFDSGATAYFIGSLALAIILFDSGFETPLRSYRTAAGPALSLATVGVVLTAGLTGLIVHVLFGLPWLEAFLLGAIIASTDAAAVFFLLKTSGIRLREKVGAALEIESGANDPMAVFLTILLVETIAAGAGAESLFGFGLLGILAQQMGLGLLFGVVGGFGISWILNKLVNLDPGLYPITGLAAALVVFSACALLGGSGFLAAYVAGTVAGNRGVRFAHRLRRFQVGMTWLAQIGMFLVLGLLATPSEFGPILLPALVMAALLIFVVRPLAVWLCLWPFGYRSRERLFIGWVGLRGAVSIMLAVLPGLYGMTNGSAYFNIVFVMVLVSLLVQGWSIPAAAKALDVTIPGDLTLVDRVELELRGGTETELVGYRIHPESAIATGERIPRWARPAMVLRDGHSYSIHTIGPLRADDQVYLFASPRQIRILDQIYGGPSERQDGVSDIQFFIRASTRLADLNQQYSITGLDDDPEKTIGEHLDEAFDGSPVAGDRISMPAVDLVVSSINEAGKITVVGLVFHEEDPGARYLITELLRQAWIRTRIMGSKARGLLPVGQNRS; translated from the coding sequence ATGTGTGGGCGAACGGTACAGCGTGGGAGAACGACCCTGATCGAATCCTTTAATATCGCCATCCTGATCGGCGCGGCGCTTATCTGTCTTGCCGCCCTGACGAGCCTTGTCTCCCAGCGATTTGGCGCCCCGCTGCTTCTGATCTTTCTCGCCATCGGTCTTCTGGCCGGGGAAGACGGTATTCTCGGCATTGAGTTCGATAGTGGTGCGACAGCGTATTTCATCGGCTCGCTCGCCCTTGCCATCATCCTGTTTGACAGCGGGTTTGAAACACCATTGCGCAGCTACCGGACCGCGGCCGGACCAGCCCTCAGTCTGGCGACCGTAGGCGTCGTGCTGACGGCAGGCCTGACGGGCCTGATCGTGCATGTCCTGTTCGGTCTGCCGTGGCTCGAGGCGTTTCTTCTCGGCGCGATTATCGCCTCGACCGATGCGGCGGCCGTCTTCTTTCTTCTCAAGACGAGCGGCATTCGCCTGCGGGAAAAGGTGGGCGCGGCGCTGGAAATCGAATCGGGTGCGAACGACCCGATGGCGGTTTTCCTGACGATCCTGCTGGTGGAAACAATCGCCGCCGGGGCCGGTGCAGAAAGCCTGTTCGGGTTTGGACTTCTCGGGATCCTTGCCCAGCAGATGGGTCTGGGGCTCCTGTTCGGGGTGGTTGGCGGCTTCGGGATTTCTTGGATTCTCAACAAGCTCGTCAATCTCGACCCCGGCCTTTATCCGATTACCGGTCTCGCCGCAGCGCTCGTCGTGTTTTCAGCGTGCGCGCTATTGGGCGGCAGCGGTTTTCTCGCCGCCTATGTGGCCGGGACAGTTGCCGGCAATCGCGGTGTGCGGTTCGCCCATCGACTCCGCCGGTTTCAGGTGGGCATGACCTGGCTCGCACAGATCGGGATGTTCCTTGTCCTCGGCCTGCTCGCCACGCCCAGTGAATTTGGCCCCATCCTGTTGCCGGCCCTCGTCATGGCGGCACTTCTGATTTTTGTCGTGCGGCCTCTCGCCGTCTGGCTCTGCCTCTGGCCGTTCGGATATCGCTCGCGTGAGCGGCTGTTTATCGGCTGGGTGGGCCTGCGGGGCGCTGTGTCCATCATGCTGGCCGTACTGCCGGGGCTTTACGGCATGACTAATGGCAGCGCCTATTTCAACATTGTCTTCGTCATGGTGCTCGTCTCGCTGCTGGTGCAGGGCTGGTCGATCCCCGCCGCGGCAAAAGCGCTCGATGTGACCATCCCCGGCGATCTGACCCTTGTCGACCGGGTTGAGCTGGAACTGCGAGGCGGCACGGAGACGGAACTTGTCGGCTACCGCATCCACCCCGAAAGCGCGATCGCGACGGGAGAGCGAATCCCCCGATGGGCGCGCCCGGCCATGGTCCTTCGGGATGGTCATTCCTATTCCATCCACACGATCGGGCCGCTGCGCGCAGACGATCAGGTCTATCTTTTTGCCTCACCGCGCCAGATCCGCATTCTTGACCAAATCTATGGCGGGCCGTCCGAGCGTCAGGACGGTGTATCGGATATCCAGTTCTTCATCCGGGCGTCCACGCGTCTCGCTGACCTCAACCAGCAATATTCGATCACCGGGCTGGATGACGACCCTGAGAAAACGATAGGCGAGCATCTCGATGAGGCGTTTGATGGCTCGCCCGTGGCAGGGGATCGCATCTCGATGCCCGCCGTGGATCTTGTCGTGTCGTCGATCAACGAGGCGGGCAAGATCACCGTTGTCGGGCTTGTCTTTCACGAGGAAGATCCCGGTGCCCGATATCTCATCACTGAACTCCTCCGCCAGGCGTGGATCCGCACGCGTATCATGGGCAGTAAAGCCCGCGGGCTGCTGCCCGTCGGCCAGAACCGCTCCTAG
- a CDS encoding PH domain-containing protein, whose protein sequence is MTDYVTRSLGHDEHPLRIDGIAWPYHLGAWLALIFLGILVIGVIIFLRMHIWMLTTKFAVTDRRVLMKTGWLSLHTQELALTAIEEIEIDQGFWGRLFNFGRVRIGGSGAGHIVSPPINDPVGFRALLGDARDAYFEHSDRMAAQRL, encoded by the coding sequence ATGACCGATTATGTGACGCGAAGCCTTGGCCATGATGAGCATCCGCTAAGGATCGACGGTATTGCGTGGCCCTATCACCTAGGCGCGTGGTTGGCGTTGATCTTTCTGGGTATTCTCGTCATCGGCGTCATTATCTTCCTGCGCATGCATATCTGGATGCTGACCACCAAGTTTGCGGTCACTGACCGCCGGGTGCTCATGAAAACCGGCTGGCTTTCGCTGCACACCCAGGAGCTGGCCCTGACCGCCATCGAGGAAATCGAGATTGATCAGGGCTTTTGGGGACGCCTCTTCAATTTTGGCCGGGTGCGCATTGGCGGGTCCGGTGCCGGGCACATCGTCTCACCGCCGATCAATGATCCCGTCGGTTTCCGAGCGCTGCTTGGGGACGCACGGGACGCCTATTTCGAGCATTCCGACCGGATGGCCGCCCAGCGTCTCTGA
- a CDS encoding lysophospholipid acyltransferase family protein translates to MNTMTKRWDDDIALPEPRKNRRTTFMHRVEATLARGLLAISGAQRVEKAAHRMGLVLKTIGPMFGPIHNRGHVNLSLIYPDMTAAERAAILRGAWYNLGATFAEFAHLDKLADRTEVVNAKIIQDVIDRHGNAVFFSGHFANWEALPAKLYQMGLKNAVVYRPANNPIVDADIIKRRASAMTRYQLPKNKRSARSMLTVLKDGYSLCMLTDQKLNDGISVPLLGHPAMTAPAAARLALMQNVPMIPLQIERLPGSRFRVTAHPAIEIKTSGNTKDDTERLSAAMNEAIGHFILHRPDQWLIFHRRWPRRITG, encoded by the coding sequence ATGAACACGATGACCAAACGCTGGGACGACGATATCGCCCTGCCCGAGCCGCGCAAGAACCGCCGGACGACGTTCATGCATCGCGTGGAAGCGACGTTGGCGCGGGGCCTCTTGGCGATAAGCGGGGCGCAACGCGTGGAGAAGGCCGCCCATCGCATGGGCCTTGTCCTGAAGACAATCGGACCGATGTTCGGTCCGATCCATAATCGTGGCCATGTCAATCTCAGTCTCATCTACCCTGACATGACGGCCGCTGAACGCGCAGCCATCCTGCGCGGGGCATGGTATAATCTGGGCGCGACCTTCGCTGAGTTTGCACATCTCGACAAACTGGCGGATCGCACCGAGGTGGTGAATGCCAAGATCATCCAGGATGTCATCGACCGTCACGGCAATGCCGTTTTTTTCAGCGGACATTTTGCAAACTGGGAGGCACTGCCGGCGAAGCTTTACCAGATGGGTTTGAAGAACGCTGTTGTTTACCGGCCGGCCAATAATCCCATCGTCGACGCGGACATCATCAAGCGGCGCGCCAGTGCCATGACCCGGTACCAGCTACCCAAGAACAAACGCAGTGCGCGCAGCATGCTGACCGTGCTGAAAGATGGCTATTCCCTCTGTATGCTGACGGATCAGAAGCTGAATGATGGCATATCCGTGCCGCTTCTGGGTCACCCCGCCATGACTGCCCCCGCGGCGGCGCGTCTGGCGCTGATGCAGAATGTGCCGATGATCCCGCTGCAGATCGAGCGCCTGCCCGGCTCGCGCTTTCGAGTCACGGCTCATCCCGCTATTGAAATTAAGACCAGCGGCAACACCAAGGATGACACGGAACGTCTGTCCGCTGCGATGAACGAGGCCATCGGCCATTTCATCCTGCATCGTCCGGACCAATGGCTCATTTTCCATCGCCGCTGGCCCCGCCGCATTACCGGCTGA
- a CDS encoding TVP38/TMEM64 family protein, which produces MAEHNEGPKGGVSLAKLAPIGVIVVALAAFFGLGLQRYFDWPVLKETVAGFQAQIENNILLSVLVYLGIYAALVAISFPGATILTILSGFLFGQWWGTLAAWLGASLGATAIFLAVKTAFGDAISRRASGFIARMEKGFREDELSYMFLLRVVPVFPFFAVNIAAGALGVKLRNFALGTLVGILPGSFVYVSIGNAIRQGSATLDDAGIGAVFSEPAVFLPFVGLALLGLIPILIKRFGGKKARTLTESEPS; this is translated from the coding sequence ATGGCGGAACATAATGAGGGGCCCAAGGGCGGTGTGTCCCTGGCCAAGCTGGCACCGATCGGTGTCATTGTCGTTGCCCTCGCAGCCTTTTTCGGTCTGGGATTGCAGCGCTATTTTGACTGGCCGGTCCTGAAGGAAACGGTCGCGGGCTTTCAGGCGCAGATCGAAAACAACATACTCCTCTCGGTTCTTGTCTATCTGGGGATCTATGCCGCGCTGGTGGCCATTTCCTTTCCGGGGGCGACGATCCTGACCATTCTGTCGGGCTTCCTGTTCGGGCAGTGGTGGGGCACGCTGGCCGCTTGGCTCGGCGCCAGCCTCGGAGCCACTGCGATCTTCCTCGCCGTCAAAACCGCGTTTGGCGATGCGATCAGTCGCAGGGCCAGCGGGTTTATTGCCCGCATGGAGAAAGGCTTCCGCGAGGACGAGTTGAGTTACATGTTCCTTCTGCGTGTCGTGCCTGTCTTTCCGTTCTTCGCTGTCAATATTGCCGCTGGGGCATTGGGCGTGAAGTTGCGCAACTTCGCGCTGGGCACGCTGGTCGGCATTCTGCCCGGCTCATTCGTCTACGTCTCTATTGGCAACGCCATCCGGCAGGGGTCGGCCACACTTGATGATGCGGGTATTGGCGCTGTCTTCTCAGAGCCGGCAGTGTTCCTGCCCTTTGTTGGGCTCGCGCTGCTCGGACTTATTCCTATTCTGATCAAGCGCTTTGGGGGCAAGAAAGCGCGCACACTGACTGAAAGTGAACCTTCATGA
- the yihA gene encoding ribosome biogenesis GTP-binding protein YihA/YsxC, which translates to MSDTPDEFARKLFAGPCDFMLGVVKMETLPPPDLPEVAFAGRSNVGKSSLLNALTNRKAIARVSNTPGRTRELNFFNLGGLLRLVDLPGYGYARASRKDVNAWTGLTRDYLRGRANLRRVCVLIDSRHGLKEVDLETMGILDVSAVPYQIVMTKIDKIKPTEADATAAKIAEQIAKRPAANPTVLQTSSEKGTGIAELRTELGLLTTQ; encoded by the coding sequence ATGTCCGACACGCCCGACGAATTCGCCCGCAAACTGTTCGCAGGCCCCTGTGACTTCATGCTCGGCGTGGTGAAGATGGAAACGCTCCCGCCGCCGGACCTGCCCGAGGTCGCTTTTGCGGGACGGTCCAATGTCGGCAAATCGAGTCTTCTGAATGCGCTGACCAATCGGAAGGCCATCGCGCGGGTATCGAACACCCCCGGCCGGACACGAGAGCTGAACTTCTTCAATCTCGGTGGTCTGCTGCGGCTCGTCGACCTGCCGGGTTATGGCTATGCGCGTGCCTCTCGCAAGGACGTCAACGCCTGGACGGGGCTGACCCGAGACTATCTGCGCGGCCGGGCCAATCTGCGCCGGGTCTGTGTACTGATCGATAGCCGGCACGGACTGAAGGAAGTCGACCTCGAGACCATGGGTATCCTCGATGTGTCCGCTGTGCCTTACCAGATTGTCATGACAAAGATCGACAAGATCAAACCGACTGAAGCCGATGCGACAGCGGCGAAGATTGCAGAACAGATTGCCAAGCGGCCAGCCGCCAATCCCACTGTTCTGCAGACATCGAGTGAAAAAGGCACCGGTATCGCCGAGCTGCGAACCGAACTTGGTCTGCTCACGACGCAATAA
- a CDS encoding dihydrolipoyl dehydrogenase family protein, which produces MTDIKCDLCIIGAGSAGLSIASGAAQLGRKVVLIEKGKMGGDCLNYGCVPSKSLLASAKTAQGFRTAEKFGIGAVEPDVDFAKVHDHIHSVIAAIEPNDSQERFEKLGCTVLREAARFIGPREVMVGADKVRAKHFVIATGSRPFVPPIEGLESVPYLTNETLFDRTSPPRHLLIIGGGPIGLEMAQAHRRLGAEVTVMERGTIMPKDDPELVEIVRQRLIEEGVVLHEHTDITRVGGQDGAITVQGQKSGGAFDASGSHLLVAVGRRANFESLDLEKAGVETHDKGIKVNDRLRTSNKRIYAIGDVIGGRQFTHVAGYHANIAVRNILFKMPTKNKDDIAPWVTYTDPELAHVGLNVGMADEKREKYTVAEWSYDENDRAQAEHANAGRAKVLVGKGGHILGCTIVGKNAGDLIGPWALAVANKLKIGAFTSMIAPYPTLTEVSKRAASAYYSPTLFSGKTRKLVSLLSIFD; this is translated from the coding sequence ATGACAGATATCAAATGCGATTTGTGTATTATTGGCGCGGGGTCCGCAGGTCTGTCCATCGCCTCCGGGGCGGCGCAGCTCGGCCGGAAAGTCGTTCTGATTGAGAAAGGCAAAATGGGCGGCGACTGCCTCAACTATGGCTGTGTACCGTCCAAATCGCTGCTCGCCTCTGCAAAGACGGCGCAGGGCTTTCGCACGGCTGAAAAATTCGGGATCGGTGCGGTCGAGCCTGACGTCGACTTTGCCAAGGTCCATGATCATATCCACAGTGTGATCGCCGCGATCGAACCCAATGACAGCCAGGAACGGTTCGAGAAACTTGGCTGTACGGTCCTGCGAGAGGCGGCCCGGTTTATTGGCCCGCGCGAAGTGATGGTGGGCGCGGATAAAGTCCGTGCCAAACATTTTGTCATCGCGACGGGTTCCCGACCGTTCGTCCCGCCTATCGAAGGGCTGGAGAGCGTACCCTATCTGACCAATGAAACCCTGTTTGATCGCACCTCGCCGCCGCGGCATCTTTTGATCATAGGTGGCGGACCGATTGGCCTTGAGATGGCGCAGGCCCACCGCCGCCTTGGCGCTGAGGTGACTGTGATGGAGCGGGGGACCATCATGCCAAAGGACGACCCGGAACTGGTTGAGATCGTCAGACAACGGCTGATCGAAGAGGGCGTGGTGCTGCATGAGCATACGGATATTACGCGGGTCGGCGGACAGGATGGGGCGATAACCGTTCAAGGACAAAAAAGCGGCGGGGCATTCGATGCGTCGGGCAGTCATCTCCTTGTAGCAGTCGGTCGGCGCGCCAATTTCGAGAGCCTCGATCTGGAGAAAGCTGGCGTTGAAACCCATGACAAAGGCATCAAGGTCAATGATCGCCTTCGGACATCCAACAAACGAATCTACGCCATCGGCGATGTGATTGGCGGCAGACAGTTCACACACGTCGCAGGATACCACGCCAACATCGCCGTGCGGAATATTCTGTTCAAAATGCCGACGAAGAATAAGGACGATATCGCACCATGGGTCACATATACCGACCCGGAACTCGCGCATGTCGGCCTGAATGTGGGCATGGCTGACGAAAAACGTGAGAAATACACCGTGGCCGAATGGTCCTATGACGAAAACGACCGCGCGCAGGCGGAGCATGCGAATGCTGGCAGGGCCAAGGTCCTGGTCGGCAAGGGCGGGCATATCCTCGGCTGCACCATCGTTGGCAAGAATGCCGGTGACCTGATCGGCCCCTGGGCCCTGGCGGTGGCCAACAAGCTGAAGATCGGCGCGTTTACAAGCATGATCGCGCCCTATCCGACGCTGACTGAAGTGTCGAAACGGGCAGCCAGCGCGTATTATTCGCCCACGCTGTTCTCTGGAAAGACACGCAAGCTCGTCAGCCTGCTGTCCATTTTCGATTGA
- the rnpA gene encoding ribonuclease P protein component, producing the protein MALEILKKRSEFLRLRSGRRRQTPAFLLVSMKRNTGPTDPAVIRVGFTVTKKIGNAVMRNRIKRRLREVCRAVLAQHGEPGTDYILIAKPAAASRSFERLLDDLHHALVDPRNPAAIAR; encoded by the coding sequence ATGGCTCTTGAAATCCTCAAGAAGCGGTCGGAATTTTTGCGACTACGATCAGGCCGGCGCCGTCAGACGCCGGCTTTTTTGCTTGTGAGCATGAAGCGTAATACGGGCCCTACGGATCCCGCTGTTATCCGTGTTGGCTTCACTGTCACCAAGAAGATCGGCAACGCCGTCATGCGCAATCGCATCAAGCGTCGCCTGCGCGAGGTCTGCCGCGCCGTCCTGGCCCAGCATGGCGAGCCTGGCACCGACTACATCCTGATCGCAAAACCGGCCGCCGCGTCCAGAAGCTTTGAGCGTCTCCTTGACGATCTTCACCATGCGCTTGTAGACCCCCGCAACCCTGCTGCAATCGCACGATAA
- the rpmH gene encoding 50S ribosomal protein L34, producing MKRTYQPSRLVRKRRHGFRARKSTVGGRRILAARRAKGRNKLSA from the coding sequence ATGAAACGTACTTATCAGCCAAGCCGCCTTGTCCGTAAGCGCCGCCACGGCTTCCGCGCTCGCAAATCAACTGTCGGTGGACGCCGGATTCTTGCTGCGCGTCGCGCCAAGGGCCGTAACAAGCTGTCCGCATAG
- a CDS encoding CsbD family protein produces MDKEHVKGAAKNVEGNTKEAIGKATDNEKLQAEGKRDKAEGEVRKTAGDVKDAVKH; encoded by the coding sequence ATGGATAAAGAACACGTCAAAGGTGCTGCCAAGAACGTTGAAGGCAACACGAAAGAAGCCATCGGCAAAGCAACTGACAATGAGAAGTTGCAAGCCGAAGGCAAGCGCGACAAGGCCGAAGGCGAAGTCCGCAAGACCGCGGGCGACGTGAAAGACGCCGTCAAGCACTGA
- the yidC gene encoding membrane protein insertase YidC produces the protein MDRNFILALVMTGLIFLGWDFFVLGPQKEALAEQRAAAEQARIEQGLTDDPGATGDTDFLSSAAPTPLTREDAIASSAARLPIETPELTGSINLTGLTFDDITLKNYDDTVHDESAVVLLTPQQTDHAQYMRSGLAINGQSDRQAQWTIAEGETLTPATPVTLTRTVGSVEHAVRISVDDKFMFAVDHKVTNNGSDAAVMQPYGASYQRNIPDDLQNMMILFEGPLGVVGDRLYDRKYKQMLKKGSIEQSGTGGWVGITDKYWLSAVIPPQDRPFRAKLDVQQGASPLFRSTYELDPISVAPGETMTITSHLFAGAKVVEVLRDYEAPIEDGGLGIQRFDMAVDWGNFFFLTRPIFNTLHFFHGLVGNYGIAILLLTLVIKAILFPLANMSFKSMAGMKKAQPEMQKIRERYGDDRMKQQQEMMALYKKHNINVAAGCLPMLAQMPIFYALYKTLFTTIEMRHEPFLYIKDLSQRDPTTIFNLFGILPFDPTTVPYIGSFLGIGVLPLIMGACMWVQMKLNPPPADKTQAQIFAFMPLIFLFMFAPFAAGLVLYWAWNTFLGVVQQYTIMKRNGADVDLIGNIKDSLGLNKPKAANENSK, from the coding sequence ATGGATCGTAATTTCATCCTCGCCCTCGTGATGACGGGTCTCATTTTTCTGGGTTGGGACTTCTTCGTCCTTGGGCCACAGAAGGAAGCCCTCGCCGAACAGCGCGCCGCCGCCGAACAGGCGCGGATTGAACAGGGGCTGACCGATGATCCAGGCGCCACAGGGGATACAGATTTTCTGTCGAGCGCTGCACCCACCCCGCTCACCAGAGAAGACGCCATCGCTTCCTCAGCAGCGCGGCTGCCGATCGAAACGCCGGAGCTGACCGGCTCGATCAACCTGACGGGTCTGACCTTCGACGATATCACGCTCAAGAATTACGACGATACCGTGCACGACGAATCGGCGGTCGTCCTTCTGACACCGCAGCAGACCGATCACGCGCAATATATGCGGTCCGGCCTCGCCATTAATGGCCAGTCGGACCGGCAGGCCCAGTGGACGATCGCCGAAGGTGAGACCCTGACCCCCGCCACGCCCGTCACCCTGACACGAACGGTGGGGTCGGTCGAACATGCTGTACGGATCAGTGTCGATGATAAATTCATGTTCGCCGTCGACCACAAGGTCACCAATAACGGCTCTGACGCGGCAGTGATGCAGCCCTATGGCGCGTCCTACCAGCGCAATATACCGGACGACCTGCAGAACATGATGATCCTGTTCGAGGGTCCGCTGGGTGTGGTCGGAGATCGTCTGTACGACCGCAAATACAAGCAAATGCTCAAGAAAGGCAGCATTGAGCAGTCCGGCACGGGCGGCTGGGTCGGTATTACGGACAAGTACTGGCTGAGCGCTGTTATTCCGCCTCAGGATCGACCGTTCCGCGCCAAGCTGGATGTGCAGCAGGGCGCGTCGCCTCTCTTCCGTTCGACATATGAGCTCGATCCGATCTCCGTCGCCCCGGGCGAGACGATGACGATCACATCGCACCTCTTTGCCGGCGCAAAGGTCGTGGAGGTCCTGCGCGATTACGAAGCCCCCATCGAGGATGGCGGGCTTGGGATCCAGCGGTTTGACATGGCCGTCGACTGGGGCAATTTCTTCTTCCTGACCCGTCCCATCTTCAACACGCTGCATTTCTTCCACGGGCTGGTTGGAAATTACGGCATCGCCATTCTTCTTCTCACGCTAGTGATCAAGGCGATCCTGTTCCCGCTGGCGAACATGTCCTTCAAATCCATGGCCGGGATGAAGAAAGCCCAGCCTGAGATGCAGAAGATCCGAGAGCGCTATGGCGACGACCGGATGAAGCAGCAGCAGGAGATGATGGCGCTTTACAAGAAGCACAACATCAATGTGGCGGCCGGGTGCCTGCCCATGCTCGCGCAGATGCCGATTTTCTATGCGCTGTACAAAACACTCTTTACGACGATCGAAATGCGGCACGAGCCGTTCCTGTACATCAAGGATCTGTCGCAGCGCGATCCGACGACCATCTTCAATCTGTTTGGCATCCTGCCATTCGATCCGACAACCGTTCCCTATATCGGATCGTTCCTTGGCATCGGCGTGCTGCCCCTGATCATGGGCGCGTGCATGTGGGTTCAAATGAAATTGAACCCGCCGCCCGCCGACAAGACCCAGGCGCAGATCTTTGCCTTCATGCCGCTGATCTTCCTGTTCATGTTTGCGCCGTTCGCCGCCGGTCTGGTTCTTTACTGGGCATGGAACACGTTCCTTGGCGTTGTGCAGCAGTATACGATCATGAAGCGCAACGGCGCCGATGTGGACCTGATCGGCAACATCAAGGACTCCTTGGGCCTGAACAAGCCCAAGGCCGCCAACGAGAATTCCAAATAA